CAATTACGTTTTATCTTGTTATTATGAATATAACTCACTCGATGTTCGAATCTTTTGGAATCATTGATATAATGACAAAAGGAGGACCTCTTGGAAGTACAACTACTCTTATATATAAACTTTATCAAGATGCCTTCTTTTTTCAGAAAACAAGTATGGCAGCAACCGAAAGTGTCATACTTTTCATAATAATGTCTTTTATAACTTTTCTCTATTTTAGATTTGGAGAAAAAAAGGTTCACTATCAATAAAGGAGTAGATAATAATGAAGATAAGCTCAAGAAAAAGACTAAATTATTTTTTGATAGAAATATGTTTAATAGCGGTATCATTAGCAATGTTTTTACCCTTTATTCTCGCAATTTCCATGAGCTTTATGGGTCCTACAGAAGTCTATTCTTATCCGCCAAAATTTTTACCTTCAAGCTTAAATTTTCAAAATTATTTAGATGCTTTAAAACTAGTTCCTCTTGGAAAAATGTTATGGAATTCTTTGATTGTAGCTACTTTTATTACATTGGGAAAGTTAATTACCGGTACTTTGGCAGCTTTCGCCTTTTCTTCCTTTAGATTTAAAGGGAAAAACATTCTTTTTTCTACTTTGTTTATAACTCTATTTTTACCTGCAGAAACCGTTATGATATTACCTCTTTTTATGATAATGTCAAAATTTGGGTGGGTAAATACATATTGGGCTTTAATAATACCTTTTACTGCTTCAGCGACAAACACTTTTTTATTTAGACAACATTTTATGTCTATACCTCAAACTTTAGAAGATGCTGCGAAGATTGATGGTGCTACTCCTATGCAATATTTTTTCAGAATACTCATTCCTTTATCAGGGCCAATGATTGCAGGGGCGTCTATAATTAATTTTGTTTATGCTTGGAATATGTATCTTTGGCCGTTAATAGTAACAATGGATGACAGGATGAAAACAGCACAAATTGGTGTAAAAATGCTTATTTCCGCAGAATCCACAAATAATTGGGGTGTAATAATGGCTGGTACTCTAATGGTAGCTATTCCAACATTAATAATATTTTTCTTACTTCAAGATTTATTTGTTAAAAGTTTGGTAAGTAGTGGATTAAAAGAATAGTGAAAAGTATTGTTATATTTTTTGAGATGGAATATAACCCCCAACGGTAAGCATAGAAGTTTTAGACGTTATGATATAATTAAATGGAAGAATAAATAGTTAAAATAGGTAATCTAAAGAAATTTTAAATTTAAGTAGATTGCAAAGTAAACCAAGATAAAATGGGAATTTTATGAATGCTAAAGCGAATATACTCAATCAAATTGGGGGAAATAAATGTATAAACTTACAAAAAACAGGAATTTTAAGTATGTAAACACTAAATTTAATAAACAGTTGTATGTAACACCACTTGTAACAGATACCCATTTACATATGTTAGGTTTAGGCGAAAAATTATCTCAACCAACTTTAGAAGAGAAAAACCTTTTTGATATCAAAAAAATTTTAGAAGGACTTTTAAGCCGAACTCCAGATAAAATAATATTAAGGGGTTGGACGGAAGAATTTTCAAAACCAACTAAGTCTTTTTTGGATGAAATAACCAAAGATATTCCTATTTTATTGATAAGAAGATGTGGACATATTGCTGTCGCAAATTCTAAAGTTTTTGAAATAATTGATTTTATAGGATTAGAAAGTTATATAAATTTTGAAA
This is a stretch of genomic DNA from Petrotoga sp. 9PWA.NaAc.5.4. It encodes these proteins:
- a CDS encoding carbohydrate ABC transporter permease, producing the protein MKISSRKRLNYFLIEICLIAVSLAMFLPFILAISMSFMGPTEVYSYPPKFLPSSLNFQNYLDALKLVPLGKMLWNSLIVATFITLGKLITGTLAAFAFSSFRFKGKNILFSTLFITLFLPAETVMILPLFMIMSKFGWVNTYWALIIPFTASATNTFLFRQHFMSIPQTLEDAAKIDGATPMQYFFRILIPLSGPMIAGASIINFVYAWNMYLWPLIVTMDDRMKTAQIGVKMLISAESTNNWGVIMAGTLMVAIPTLIIFFLLQDLFVKSLVSSGLKE